The Euphorbia lathyris chromosome 2, ddEupLath1.1, whole genome shotgun sequence genome includes a window with the following:
- the LOC136218986 gene encoding thioredoxin-like protein CXXS1 produces the protein MGKNGVQVVTKNSRVVKVDSEEAWDFLITQATNQGCPVVVHFTACWCMPSVAMGPFFEELALSIQDVFFLSLDVDEVKEVAGKMEVKAMPTFMWMKEGEEVDRVVGANPYQINKFINAFVLSFRASN, from the exons atggGTAAAAATGGAGTACAAGTAGTCACCAAAAATTCAAGAGTTGTAAAGGTAGACTCTGAGGAAGCATGGGATTTCCTCATAACTCAAGCTACCAATCAAGGATGTcct GTGGTGGTGCATTTTACAGCTTGTTGGTGCATGCCGTCAGTAGCCATGGGTCCTTTCTTTGAGGAACTAGCCTTAAGCATTCAAGACGTTTTCTTTCTTTCCCTTGATGTCGACGAGGTTAAG GAAGTGGCAGGAAAGATGGAGGTAAAGGCAATGCCAACATTTATGTGGATGAAGGAAGGAGAAGAAGTAGATAGGGTTGTTGGAGCTAATCCTTATCAAATCAACAAATTTATTAATGCCTTTGTGCTCTCTTTCCGTGCATCCAATTAG
- the LOC136218985 gene encoding photosynthetic NDH subunit of lumenal location 3, chloroplastic, producing the protein MAHIAKFNGVTESLPAIPKISNKQRINRRAKIIAFLAKKQLISDQNPFHITRRLALGLASISLIGNSGNGVSLAEDNGFWRTDFPLDVTPRLENKIANEKTGTRSFLKKGLFMPDIGVGGSMYRIKRSAFDLLAMEDLIGPDTLNYVRRYLRLKSTLMYYDFDKVISAAPVDDKPSLMNLANRLFDNFEELEEASRKKNLPRTESSYQGTKVILQEVMDRMPDI; encoded by the exons ATGGCTCACATAGCAAAATTCAATGGTGTAACTGAATCTTTGCCTGCCATTCCTAAAATCTCAAACAAGCAAAGAATCAACAGAAGAGCAAAAATAATTGCATTCCTTGCCAAGAAACAACTTATTTCTGATCAAAATCCATTCCATATCACAAGAAGACTAGCTTTAGGCCTCGCCTCTATATCCCTCATTGGAAACTCAGGCAATGGAGTTTCTCTTGCTGAGGACAACGGCTTCTGGCGAACAGATTTCCCACTAGATGTTACGCCTCGTCTTGAAAACA AGATTGCAAATGAAAAAACGGGCACTCGTTCGTTCCTGAAGAAAGGACTTTTCATGCCGGATATTGGGGTTGGAGGCAGCATGTATAGGATAAAGAGATCTGCTTTTGATCTTCTGGCTATGGAGGATTTGATAGGACCAGACACCCTCAATTATGTGAGGAGGTATTTGAGACTCAAGTCTACTCTCATGTACTACGATTTCGACAAAGTTATCTCCGCTGCTCCGGTCGATGATAAACCATCTCTTATGAATCTAGCTAACAGATTATTCGACAATTTTGAGGAG CTTGAAGAAGCTTCAAGGAAGAAAAACCTGCCAAGGACAGAATCATCTTACCAAGGCACAAAAGTGATTCTCCAGGAGGTCATGGACAGAATGCCTGACATCTGA
- the LOC136218984 gene encoding kinesin-like protein KIN-14N, which yields MASKNQNKPPLNSTDITTTTPSHNKYIGDEVLVDNWEKLGVDKMVGTANNGRMRQAFSIVNGEHELSPASAPPSNAGSEYGGIEFTREDVDALLSERMRYKSKFNYKERCDNMMDYIKRLRLCVRWFQDLEGFYMFEQEKLQNALEFNESQCAEMELMLRNKEEELNLIIVELRKSLSSLQEKASKEESEKKAAVDSLAKEKEARVKFEKSQESLSEELGKVQGELQSANQRITSVNDMYKLLQEYNSSLQLYNSKLQTDLDTSLENVKRGEKERAAIVENLSNLRGQFSSLQGQYISCKESLDEVTKQKDSLLTEVASLRVELLQVTNDRDQYQSQVQDLTAKVTNCEELATKSNELEERCSSQGEQINTLQEQLQAALNKLELSDMSVFETRTEFEAQRKLISELQNRLEDAEFKVIEGEKLRKKLHNTILELKGNIRVFCRVRPLLPEDSPTTAEGKVVSYPTTTETLGRGIDLLQNGQKYPFTFDKVFTPDASQDDVFVEISQLVQSALDGYKVCIFAYGQTGSGKTYTMMGKPGRPELKGLIPRSLEQIFQTRQSLLSQGWKYEMQVSMLEIYNETIRDLLSTNRDSSRTENGTPGKQYAIKHDANGNTHVSDLTVVDVCSTKEVSFLLDQAANSRSVGKTQMNEQSSRSHFVFTLRISGFNESTDQHVQGILNLIDLAGSERLSKSGSTGDRLRETQSINRSLSSLCDVIFSLAKKEDHVPFRNSKLTYLLQPCLGGDSKTLMFVNISPDPSSLGESICSLRFAARVNACEIGVPRRHTLVRSPESRLSLG from the exons ATGGCTTCCAAGAATCAGAACAAGCCTCCACTTAACTCCACGGACATTACTACTACAACCCCTTCACAT AACAAGTATATTGGTGATGAGGTACTTGTAGACAACTGGGAAAAACTTGGAGTTGACAAAATGGTTGGAACTGCAAACAATGGCAGAATGAGACAAGCCTTTTCAATTGTCAATGGAGAACATGAACTCAGTCCAGCTAGTGCTCCCCCCAGCAATGCCGGATCCGAGTATGGTGGGATTGAGTTCACAAGAGAGGATGTTGATGCATTGCTGAGTGAGAGAATGAGATACAAAAGCAAATTCAATTATAAG GAGAGATGTGACAATATGATGGATTATATTAAGAGGCTCCGGCTTTGTGTTAGATGGTTTCAAGACCTTGAAGGATTTTATATGTTTGAGCAAGAAAAGTTGCAAAATGCATTGGAATTTAATGAGAGTCAATGTGCTGAAATGG AGTTGATGCTGAGAAACAAAGAAGAGGAATTGAATTTGATTATTGTTGAGTTGAGAAAGAGTCTTTCTTCATTACAAGAGAAAGCTTCCAAAGAAGAATCAGAAAAAAAG GCTGCAGTAGATTCTcttgcaaaagaaaaagaagccaGAGTTAAGTTTGAGAAGTCACAAGAATCCCTCTCAGAAGAGCTTGGAAAGGTTCAAGGAGAGCTTCAAAGTGCTAACCAAAGG ATAACATCAGTGAATGATATGTACAAGCTATTGCAAGAGTATAATTCAAGCTTGCAGCTGTACAACAGTAAGCTTCAGACTGATCTAGATACATCTCTTGAAAATGTTAAACGTGGCGAGAAAGAAAGAGCTGCTATAGTGGAGAATCTCAGCAATTTGAGGGGTCAGTTCAGTTCATTGCAAGGTCAATATATTTCATGCAAA GAATCTCTAGATGAAGTTACGAAGCAGAAGGATTCTCTATTGACTGAAGTTGCATCTCTAAGGGTAGAGTTGCTACAGGTGACAAATGATCGAGACCAATACCAGTCCCAAGTGCAAGATTTAACAGCTAAAGTGACTAATTGTGAAGAGCTAGCCACAAAGTCCAATGAACTAGAG GAAAGATGCTCCTCACAGGGTGAACAGATAAACACACTACAGGAGCAGCTACAGGCTGCACTGAATaaattagag TTATCTGATATGTCAGTATTTGAGACGAGAACCGAGTTTGAAGCACAAAGAAAACTTATAAGTGAGTTGCAAAATCGCCTGGAAGATGCAGAATTTAAAGTCATTGAAGGAGAGAAGCTCAGGAAAAAGTTGCATAATACAATCTTG GAACTGAAAGGAAACATTCGTGTATTTTGTCGAGTGCGGCCTCTATTGCCTGAAGACAGTCCTACTACTGCTGAAGGAAAAGTTGTATCTTATCCTACAACAACAGAAACTCTTGGACGAGGCATTGATTTGCTGCAAAATG GACAAAAATATCCTTTCACTTTTGACAAAGTTTTTACCCCTGATGCATCGCAAGACGATGTTTTTGTGGAAATTTCCCAGCTTGTTCAAAGCGCTCTCGATGGTTACAAG GTGTGCATTTTTGCCTATGGCCAGACAGGCTCAGGTAAAACTTACACAATGATGGGAAAACCAGGTCGTCCAGAGCTGAAGGGATTGATTCCTCGGTCCTTAGAGCAAATATTCCAAACTAGGCAGTCTCTTCTGTCCCAGGGCTGGAAATATGAAATGCAG GTATCAATGTTAGAAATATATAATGAAACGATCCGAGATCTATTATCAACAAATCGAGATTCTTCAAGAACAGAAAATGGCACTCCTGGGAAGCAATATGCGATCAAACATGATGCCAATGGGAACACACATGTTTCTGATCTTACAGTTGTAGATGTTTGCAGTACTAAGGAGGTTTCGTTTCTTCTAGATCAGGCTGCTAATAGTAG GTCAGTTGGCAAAACCCAGATGAATGAACAATCATCTAGAAGTCATTTTGTTTTTACGCTGCGAATTTCTGGATTTAATGAG AGCACGGACCAACACGTACAAGGCATCTTGAATCTTATTGATCTTGCTGGGAGCGAGCGTCTTTCGAAGAGTGGCTCAACTGGGGACAGATTAAGAGAAACTCAA TCAATCAATAGAAGCTTGTCATCTTTATGTGATGTTATCTTTTCCTTGGCAAAGAAGGAAGACCATGTACCCTTTAGAAACTCAAAGCTCACTTATCTTCTTCAG CCATGCCTAGGTGGGGACTCGAAGACACTGATGTTTGTGAATATCTCTCCCGATCCCTCTTCATTGGGCGAGTCAATTTGCTCACTCCGATTTGCTGCCAGGGTCAATGCTTGTGAGATAGGAGTTCCTAGACGTCATACCCTTGTGCGTTCTCCAGAATCTCGCTTGAGCTTGGGCTGA